The following proteins are co-located in the Echinicola sp. 20G genome:
- a CDS encoding LuxR C-terminal-related transcriptional regulator, translated as MKSGITHLVDLWKEGYSNHIEKYQPYQAIEQLKHVAALFSPGEFYYFILNMYNLELEYVHPGVSKFIDVNPGDTKIEELLTTVVPDDMASVQEKELLLREFMDNIVDPKQLPFYKMMYMYRMRDRNGKFRTMLLQVNVLSVSENGKVEHILSVHTDISYMGVSKTDKVSFISLNEGKSYYNIDPKTDPFRQENDEESGRCISELLTKRELEVIQLSSKGLNVSKMAVELNISEYTVRTHRKNMLKKTEFSNIPELVSHCVMEGLI; from the coding sequence ATGAAAAGTGGCATTACGCATCTGGTTGATTTATGGAAAGAAGGGTATTCCAACCACATTGAAAAGTACCAACCCTACCAAGCAATAGAGCAACTAAAGCATGTGGCGGCATTGTTCAGCCCTGGTGAATTTTATTATTTTATTTTGAACATGTACAATTTGGAATTGGAATATGTTCACCCTGGAGTTAGTAAGTTTATTGATGTAAACCCTGGAGACACCAAAATCGAAGAGCTTCTGACGACGGTTGTTCCTGATGATATGGCATCTGTTCAGGAAAAGGAATTGCTGCTGAGGGAATTTATGGACAATATTGTCGACCCCAAGCAACTGCCTTTTTATAAAATGATGTACATGTACCGAATGAGGGATCGGAATGGTAAATTCCGTACCATGCTTTTACAGGTAAATGTACTTTCTGTGTCTGAAAATGGAAAAGTGGAACACATTCTCAGTGTGCATACGGATATTTCCTATATGGGGGTAAGCAAGACAGACAAGGTTTCTTTTATCAGCTTGAATGAAGGGAAGTCTTACTATAACATCGACCCGAAGACTGATCCATTTCGACAAGAAAATGACGAGGAAAGTGGCCGCTGTATTAGCGAGTTACTTACCAAAAGGGAGCTGGAGGTGATTCAACTTTCTTCCAAGGGATTAAATGTCAGTAAAATGGCGGTCGAGCTGAATATTTCTGAATACACAGTTAGAACCCACCGGAAAAATATGCTGAAGAAAACGGAATTTTCCAACATACCTGAGCTGGTCTCGCATTGTGTGATGGAGGGCTTGATCTAA
- a CDS encoding ion channel, whose amino-acid sequence MEKIMSFLKRKKYEILLLALVQHLYTAIFFKDLVFYMQYIWPINTMLLGLASVGVFIEKGKWKIIIRNILLIIVILLPVCHSLFRDSQFFIELLSLTYMAFFALIFWEVIKFLIKPSYVNADIIFAAACGYFMLIEISVFVLQFEFYKNTGSIANLNTSTLADTYLDLVYLASIIQTTIGFGDITPSIHVTKLTTSFLGVISQFYNVVLVGILISKYSTYRKN is encoded by the coding sequence ATGGAGAAAATCATGAGCTTCCTCAAAAGGAAAAAGTATGAGATTTTACTTTTAGCGCTTGTCCAACATTTGTATACTGCAATTTTTTTTAAAGACCTGGTTTTCTATATGCAGTATATTTGGCCGATTAATACCATGCTTTTAGGCCTGGCCAGTGTTGGGGTATTTATTGAAAAGGGGAAGTGGAAGATCATCATCAGGAACATCTTACTAATCATTGTAATTTTATTGCCCGTATGTCATTCTCTGTTTAGGGATTCACAATTTTTTATTGAGTTGCTGTCCCTAACTTACATGGCATTTTTTGCATTGATTTTTTGGGAGGTCATTAAGTTTCTAATCAAACCAAGTTATGTCAATGCAGACATCATTTTTGCGGCTGCTTGTGGGTATTTTATGTTGATTGAGATCAGTGTATTTGTCCTGCAATTTGAGTTTTACAAGAATACTGGATCAATAGCTAACTTAAATACTTCAACATTGGCAGATACGTATCTTGATTTGGTTTATTTGGCTTCCATTATTCAAACTACTATTGGGTTTGGTGACATTACGCCATCCATTCATGTCACTAAGTTGACCACTTCATTTTTAGGTGTAATCAGTCAGTTTTACAATGTGGTGTTGGTGGGTATCCTGATCAGTAAATATTCGACCTACAGGAAAAATTAA
- a CDS encoding ChaN family lipoprotein → MNKFCALLLGLLLIANMLYAQEKSPYVIYNGKGKKVSYKKMLKELEKADIILFGEEHNSAIAHWLQYEVSKDLGQSRELILGAEMFEADNQKPLDDYLSDQIDQKGLDTLARLWNNYKTDYAPLVNLAKESNIPFIATNVPRRFASKVYKEGGFEALEKLSHEEKDWVAPLPIAFDAELPGYQNMLTMMGDHGSVDMVKAQAIKDATMAYFISKNYQRGKLFIHYNGAYHSNNYEGILWYLKKDDASRVYKTISTVTQKDIFELEDEYERLADFIICVDEDMTKTY, encoded by the coding sequence ATGAATAAATTTTGTGCACTGTTGCTTGGTTTGCTATTGATAGCCAACATGCTATATGCCCAAGAGAAATCTCCTTATGTTATTTATAATGGCAAAGGCAAGAAAGTCAGTTATAAAAAGATGTTGAAGGAGTTGGAAAAGGCTGACATCATACTCTTTGGTGAAGAACATAATTCGGCTATTGCCCATTGGCTCCAGTATGAAGTCAGTAAGGATTTGGGGCAGTCCAGAGAGTTGATTTTGGGAGCGGAGATGTTTGAGGCGGATAACCAAAAGCCATTGGATGATTATTTGTCCGATCAAATAGACCAAAAAGGCTTGGATACCTTGGCGAGACTTTGGAATAACTATAAGACAGACTATGCCCCTTTGGTGAATTTAGCCAAAGAAAGCAATATCCCTTTTATTGCGACTAATGTCCCCAGAAGGTTTGCCAGTAAAGTTTACAAGGAGGGCGGTTTTGAAGCCTTGGAAAAATTATCCCATGAGGAAAAGGACTGGGTAGCTCCTCTTCCTATTGCATTTGATGCAGAATTGCCAGGGTACCAAAATATGCTGACGATGATGGGGGATCATGGCAGTGTGGATATGGTCAAGGCACAGGCGATCAAAGATGCCACCATGGCCTACTTTATTTCTAAAAACTATCAGCGAGGTAAACTGTTTATACATTACAATGGAGCTTATCACTCCAATAATTACGAAGGAATTCTCTGGTACTTGAAAAAAGATGATGCATCGAGGGTGTATAAAACCATTTCAACAGTTACGCAAAAAGACATTTTTGAGTTGGAGGATGAGTACGAACGTTTGGCTGATTTCATCATTTGTGTAGATGAAGACATGACCAAGACCTATTGA
- a CDS encoding mechanosensitive ion channel family protein, translating into MRKFLGSILVLIGMTFGLSYGQTDSLSRSRDSINALTLESYESKIAAIELQRKSDSIRRAELEAQLNSLKTTDNLKKEELQAQLNEISSRESARLAQKREQIDSLRKNTEGYPVFGVNRDTLFFIYTKIGASRPKERAAKITEKIQNLYDDDYLELDNIKVVAVDNLADIVYEETILMSVSEMDGLWNDTTIHGLAENYATIIKESIVQAKKDNSFISILIRIALVALAIGGTWFLLWAIGKGHRTALKFIANRKDKWLKDLSYKDYTFLSAYQELKIIIFASRLIKWIIYVLVLYIAMPLVFSIFPFTRGWSVQLFDLIWSPFKSIFISVYEFLPDLFSILAIYLVMRYVIRFVKYIFEEIQHEKLVITGFHADWAKPTYNIVKFLLYAFMLVIIFPHLPGSDSDAFKGVSVFIGILFSLGSSSAISNMIAGLVITYMRPFKIGDRIRLGETSGDVVEKTLLVTRLRTIKNEEITIPNSAILTGNTINYSSYSKNEGLIIHTTVTIGYDVPWQKMYDTLIEAALRTDMIMKEPKPFVLQTSLDDFYVAYQINAHTQEASRQALIYSNLHQNIQDVCNENGIEILSPHYRAARDGNTTTIPADYLPEDYQAPSFNVKMDKVDKDKKNKE; encoded by the coding sequence ATGAGGAAGTTTTTAGGGAGTATTTTGGTTTTAATAGGGATGACATTCGGTTTGTCTTATGGACAGACTGATAGTTTAAGCCGGTCAAGGGATTCTATCAATGCTTTGACTTTGGAATCCTATGAGTCTAAGATTGCTGCTATTGAGCTGCAGCGAAAGTCTGACTCCATCCGCAGAGCTGAACTTGAAGCTCAATTGAATTCCCTCAAAACGACAGATAATCTCAAAAAAGAGGAGCTGCAGGCCCAGCTTAACGAAATAAGCAGCCGGGAATCAGCCAGATTGGCACAGAAAAGAGAACAAATAGATTCTTTGCGTAAAAACACCGAAGGTTATCCTGTGTTTGGCGTAAATCGTGATACACTTTTTTTTATTTACACTAAGATTGGAGCATCCAGACCTAAGGAACGTGCAGCGAAAATTACTGAGAAGATTCAGAACTTATATGATGATGATTACTTGGAGCTCGATAACATCAAGGTGGTGGCGGTGGATAATCTGGCGGATATTGTTTACGAGGAAACCATTCTAATGAGTGTTTCTGAAATGGATGGACTTTGGAACGATACTACCATTCATGGATTGGCAGAAAATTATGCCACGATTATCAAGGAATCCATTGTTCAGGCCAAGAAAGACAATAGTTTTATCTCTATACTTATCAGAATTGCCTTGGTGGCTTTGGCCATTGGTGGCACTTGGTTTTTGCTATGGGCTATCGGAAAAGGACATAGGACGGCATTGAAGTTTATTGCTAATCGAAAAGATAAATGGCTGAAAGATCTTTCTTATAAAGACTATACTTTTCTGTCAGCTTATCAGGAATTGAAAATTATCATTTTTGCAAGTAGACTGATCAAGTGGATCATTTATGTACTTGTTTTGTACATCGCTATGCCTTTGGTATTCAGTATTTTTCCTTTTACCAGAGGTTGGTCGGTTCAACTTTTTGATTTAATCTGGTCTCCTTTCAAGTCTATTTTTATATCTGTTTATGAGTTTTTACCGGATCTCTTTAGCATTTTAGCCATCTATTTGGTCATGCGCTATGTGATCAGGTTTGTCAAATATATATTTGAAGAGATCCAACATGAGAAGTTGGTCATCACTGGTTTTCATGCAGATTGGGCCAAGCCAACTTATAACATTGTCAAGTTTCTGCTCTATGCATTTATGTTGGTGATCATTTTTCCACATTTGCCAGGCTCGGACTCTGATGCCTTTAAAGGGGTATCCGTTTTTATTGGGATTCTTTTTTCGTTGGGTTCTTCATCAGCCATTTCCAATATGATTGCAGGCTTGGTCATTACCTATATGCGGCCTTTTAAAATTGGAGATCGTATCCGACTTGGAGAAACAAGTGGTGATGTAGTTGAAAAAACCCTGTTGGTCACCCGGCTTAGAACCATCAAAAATGAAGAAATCACCATTCCCAATTCAGCCATTCTCACTGGAAATACCATTAATTATAGCTCTTATTCCAAAAATGAAGGTTTGATTATCCACACTACGGTTACCATCGGTTATGATGTACCTTGGCAAAAGATGTATGATACTTTGATTGAGGCGGCACTAAGGACAGATATGATTATGAAAGAGCCCAAGCCTTTTGTTTTACAGACCAGTTTGGATGATTTCTATGTGGCCTACCAAATCAATGCGCACACCCAAGAAGCCAGTAGGCAAGCACTAATCTATAGTAACCTTCACCAAAACATCCAAGATGTTTGTAACGAAAATGGGATTGAAATCCTTTCCCCGCACTACCGCGCTGCCAGAGATGGAAATACGACTACTATTCCTGCTGATTACTTACCGGAGGATTATCAGGCTCCATCTTTTAATGTGAAAATGGATAAAGTGGATAAAGACAAAAAAAATAAAGAATAA
- a CDS encoding glycoside hydrolase family 16 protein, with amino-acid sequence MTKATPSLLLLLFLIAACVSKPYQKVGDYSYVQSANRQHKGWKLIWQDEFESNELDTSKWTKIPPNQADWGNYMTIDDRCYAIEDGKIYLKGIQNNDLKSDERPFLTGGIYTKGKFAFQYGKIEIHAKLESAQGAWPAMWMLSEHKKYGNYPKNGEIDIMEHINFEDKVYQTTHSYYTLDLKQTQNPPHGGTANFDKEAFNTFGLEWSPDKLVFTLNGKETFVYPRIENVDKSQWPYDQPFYLLIDMQLEGSWVGEADPEDLPVQMIVDWVRVYQ; translated from the coding sequence ATGACCAAAGCCACACCATCACTTTTATTGTTACTTTTTTTAATAGCTGCCTGTGTCAGTAAGCCTTATCAAAAAGTGGGAGATTACTCCTACGTCCAAAGCGCCAATAGGCAGCATAAAGGTTGGAAGCTGATCTGGCAGGATGAATTTGAAAGTAACGAACTGGATACCAGCAAATGGACAAAAATTCCCCCCAACCAAGCAGATTGGGGAAATTACATGACTATAGATGATCGGTGTTATGCCATCGAAGATGGGAAAATCTATTTGAAAGGTATCCAGAATAATGATTTAAAAAGTGATGAGAGACCTTTCCTGACTGGTGGTATTTACACCAAAGGAAAGTTTGCCTTTCAATACGGAAAGATAGAAATCCATGCCAAGCTGGAGTCTGCACAAGGTGCTTGGCCAGCCATGTGGATGCTTTCCGAGCATAAGAAATATGGTAACTATCCCAAAAACGGAGAGATCGATATCATGGAGCATATCAATTTTGAGGATAAAGTCTATCAGACGACCCACTCCTACTATACCTTAGATCTCAAACAAACCCAAAACCCTCCCCATGGCGGAACCGCCAATTTTGATAAAGAAGCGTTCAACACCTTTGGTTTGGAATGGTCTCCGGATAAGTTGGTATTTACCCTTAATGGTAAGGAAACATTTGTCTATCCGAGAATAGAGAATGTGGATAAGTCCCAGTGGCCCTACGATCAACCTTTTTACCTTTTAATAGATATGCAATTAGAAGGTTCGTGGGTAGGAGAAGCAGATCCGGAAGATTTGCCTGTACAAATGATAGTGGATTGGGTGCGGGTTTATCAATAA
- a CDS encoding peroxiredoxin-like family protein has protein sequence MMLKRFVLAAMMLFSGLQLSFAQQSLEVPADPTAISPLLIGEKIPNSQLKDPEGNKVALQEIVSKQPTLLIFYRGGWCPYCNKHLAELQTIEQDILDMGYQIIAISPDAPEQLKTTLDKNDLTYSLYSDNDLKVTKAFGLAFQAPDRYKDMLFKASDQLNPGIIPVPAVFALDQEGTILFEYINPNYNTRISGDLLKAALGAL, from the coding sequence ATGATGCTTAAACGTTTTGTATTGGCAGCAATGATGCTTTTCTCAGGCTTACAATTAAGTTTCGCCCAACAAAGTCTTGAAGTTCCAGCCGATCCTACAGCCATTTCCCCTTTGCTGATTGGGGAGAAAATCCCAAACAGCCAACTGAAAGATCCTGAAGGCAATAAAGTTGCTTTGCAAGAGATAGTTAGCAAGCAGCCTACCTTATTGATCTTTTATCGTGGAGGTTGGTGCCCTTACTGCAATAAGCACTTGGCCGAATTACAAACTATTGAGCAGGATATTTTGGACATGGGCTATCAAATAATAGCGATCAGTCCAGATGCGCCTGAGCAACTGAAAACCACTTTGGATAAAAACGACCTCACCTACAGTCTATACTCAGATAATGATCTAAAAGTAACGAAAGCTTTTGGTTTGGCTTTTCAAGCTCCTGACCGATATAAGGATATGCTCTTCAAAGCTTCCGATCAATTGAATCCGGGCATTATCCCTGTTCCGGCCGTCTTTGCCTTGGACCAGGAAGGTACGATACTGTTTGAATATATTAATCCAAATTACAATACCCGAATTAGTGGAGATCTGTTAAAGGCTGCGTTGGGAGCATTGTAA
- a CDS encoding helix-turn-helix domain-containing protein translates to METIVENQKVQLCSGEFVIAVREAMNAISGKWKLPIIGSLCYGTKRFKELEREIPKITPRMLSKELKELELNSIVKRTVHDTTPVTVEYQLTPSGKKIKNVLDAMVKWGLEHREAVMVEE, encoded by the coding sequence ATGGAAACAATTGTAGAAAATCAAAAAGTTCAATTATGTTCTGGTGAATTCGTTATCGCTGTCCGTGAGGCCATGAATGCCATCAGCGGCAAATGGAAATTGCCCATTATTGGCTCCCTATGCTATGGCACCAAGCGCTTCAAAGAACTCGAAAGGGAAATTCCAAAGATTACACCAAGGATGCTTTCCAAGGAACTCAAAGAACTGGAGCTGAACAGCATTGTCAAAAGGACCGTCCATGACACCACTCCGGTGACCGTGGAATACCAACTGACTCCATCAGGAAAAAAAATAAAAAATGTCCTCGATGCAATGGTAAAATGGGGACTGGAGCATCGAGAGGCAGTGATGGTAGAGGAATAG
- a CDS encoding NAD(P)H-dependent oxidoreductase — MSLIENLEWRYATKKMNGNVVPQEKVDYILEAARLAPSSSGLQPYRVLVITDPEIKEKIKPIAWDQSQITDASHILVFASWDKYTEDKIVEVFQKTLEERGLPMDTMDAYKERLWGMYSQLPEAWHANHAAKQAYIAFGMAIAAAAEQKVDATPMEGFDNAALDKLLGLEEHGLKSAVILPLGYRDASEDWLVKMKKVRTAKEEFLLETV; from the coding sequence ATGAGCTTAATAGAGAACCTAGAGTGGAGATATGCCACTAAGAAAATGAACGGCAATGTCGTTCCTCAAGAAAAAGTAGATTATATCCTTGAAGCAGCCCGATTGGCCCCTTCATCTTCAGGACTTCAGCCTTATCGGGTTTTGGTCATCACTGATCCGGAAATCAAGGAAAAGATCAAACCTATTGCTTGGGATCAAAGCCAAATTACAGATGCTTCGCATATTTTGGTGTTTGCTTCTTGGGACAAATACACCGAGGATAAAATCGTAGAAGTTTTCCAAAAGACCTTAGAAGAACGAGGGCTTCCAATGGACACCATGGATGCCTATAAGGAAAGGTTGTGGGGAATGTACAGCCAACTACCTGAAGCATGGCACGCCAACCATGCAGCCAAGCAGGCCTATATCGCCTTTGGGATGGCTATTGCCGCTGCTGCAGAGCAGAAAGTAGATGCCACGCCTATGGAAGGATTTGACAATGCCGCATTGGACAAGTTGTTGGGCCTTGAAGAGCATGGCCTCAAAAGTGCTGTGATTTTGCCTTTGGGTTACAGAGACGCATCTGAAGACTGGTTGGTCAAAATGAAAAAAGTAAGAACTGCCAAAGAAGAGTTCTTGTTAGAAACTGTTTAA
- a CDS encoding DoxX family protein: MKKDNIIYWVTTAIVALMMLFSAYNYFADPNMKVGFEAMGFPDFFRIELGTAKIIGALVLLIPGIPQLLKTGAYVGFVIVFISAFITHLALGDAFSAAVMPLVFLAILLVSFRFQQKRLATVNE, translated from the coding sequence ATGAAAAAAGACAATATTATTTATTGGGTGACGACAGCAATTGTGGCTTTGATGATGCTTTTCAGCGCCTATAATTACTTTGCTGACCCTAATATGAAGGTGGGTTTTGAAGCCATGGGCTTCCCTGATTTCTTCCGCATAGAATTGGGAACTGCCAAAATCATCGGTGCATTGGTACTGTTGATTCCGGGTATTCCACAATTGTTGAAAACCGGAGCCTATGTGGGTTTTGTAATCGTGTTTATTTCGGCATTTATCACGCATTTGGCTTTGGGAGATGCCTTTTCAGCGGCAGTGATGCCATTGGTGTTTTTGGCTATTTTATTGGTTTCTTTCCGATTCCAGCAAAAACGATTGGCTACAGTCAATGAATAG
- a CDS encoding O-methyltransferase: MKDSLILDLPKLYEKIESKSQEIGFTMPSDRYIGALLKTLMLSKPGGNFLELGTGIGLSLSWMIDGMDKNGKLTTVDNDFALCEIVQGFFGADNRVNIVCMDGADWIKNHQGKPFDLIFADAWPGKYSQLEETLAMVKVGGFYVIDDMTAQPNWPAGHQENVDKLVSYLESREDFSICKMNWSTGVIVASRKS; the protein is encoded by the coding sequence ATGAAAGACAGTCTTATTTTGGATCTTCCCAAATTATACGAGAAGATCGAGTCCAAATCCCAAGAAATTGGTTTTACCATGCCATCGGACCGATATATCGGTGCTTTATTAAAGACACTAATGCTGTCCAAACCAGGAGGAAATTTTCTGGAGCTGGGAACGGGCATTGGCTTATCGCTGTCCTGGATGATTGATGGGATGGATAAAAATGGCAAGCTGACGACTGTGGACAATGATTTTGCTTTGTGTGAAATTGTGCAGGGCTTTTTTGGTGCGGACAATCGGGTAAATATTGTTTGTATGGATGGAGCTGATTGGATCAAAAACCATCAAGGAAAACCATTTGACTTGATCTTTGCGGATGCCTGGCCAGGAAAATACAGCCAATTGGAGGAGACTTTGGCGATGGTCAAAGTGGGTGGTTTTTATGTAATCGATGATATGACTGCTCAGCCCAACTGGCCAGCAGGCCATCAGGAAAATGTGGATAAGTTGGTTTCTTACCTGGAGTCCCGGGAAGATTTTTCCATTTGCAAGATGAATTGGTCCACCGGAGTAATTGTGGCGAGCAGAAAGAGCTAG